The Desulfotignum phosphitoxidans DSM 13687 nucleotide sequence GGATAGGTTTTTATTTTTCTAAAAAAATTGGTTCAAAAATTTGCATTAATCCAAAGGACATGTAATAAAAGGAAAATAAGCAAAAGAAAGAGATCCAGTCGCTTGTATGGAATGACAAGCATCATCGATTAAGACAAATAAGGAGGTAAGTATGGAAAAAAGAATTCATCCGGCCGTGCACGACTTAAAAAGTGACATGGAAAAAGGCAAACTTTCCCGAAGAGAATTTCTCAGATACTCCACATTGCTGGGGGTATCTGCTTTCACTGCCACCCAGATGGCCGGTCTTTCCTGGACCGCCAAAGCCTTTGCCGGAAACGTCAAACGCGGCGGTACCCTGAAAGTGGCGACCGCTTTGCAGAAAATCGCCCATCCTGCCACTTATTCCTGGATTGCCGCATCCAATGTCACCCGTCAGGTGGCGGAATATCTGACCCTGACCGACGGCAAAAACATCACCCATCCCTATCTGCTGAAAAACTGGGAAGCCAGTGATGACCTGAAAACCTGGACCCTGAACCTCAGACAAGGGGTCACGTTCAACAATGGGGATACGTTCAATGCCGATGACGTCATCTTCACCTTGAACCAGTGGCTGGACGAAAGCGTGGGTTCCTCCATGAAAGGGCTTGTGGACGGTTATCTGAGCAGCAACAATATCGAGAAGGTCAATGACTATCAAATCATACTGCACCTGAAAGTGCCCACCATCTCCATTCCCGAGGACTTTTTTCAGTATCCGGCCCAGGTGCTGAATCACCGGACCTTTGAAGGCGATTTCCTCAAAGCGCCCCATGGCACCGGCCCCTATACCCTGGAAACCTACCGGGAAGGCGAACTGGCCGTGGTCAAGGCCCGGTCCGACTACTGGCAGAAAGGTGTGGACGGCAAACCCCTGCCATACCTGGATGAAATGCAGTTTTTGGACATGGGCACGGAAACCGCCCCCATGATTTCGGCCATCAAGAGCGAAGACATCGATTTCATCGATCTGTCCGATATCGGCGGCACCGACATTTTCCGGGCCCTCAAAGATGATCCGGAAATCAACATCCTGGCGGCCCCCACGGCCT carries:
- a CDS encoding ABC transporter substrate-binding protein, producing the protein MEKRIHPAVHDLKSDMEKGKLSRREFLRYSTLLGVSAFTATQMAGLSWTAKAFAGNVKRGGTLKVATALQKIAHPATYSWIAASNVTRQVAEYLTLTDGKNITHPYLLKNWEASDDLKTWTLNLRQGVTFNNGDTFNADDVIFTLNQWLDESVGSSMKGLVDGYLSSNNIEKVNDYQIILHLKVPTISIPEDFFQYPAQVLNHRTFEGDFLKAPHGTGPYTLETYREGELAVVKARSDYWQKGVDGKPLPYLDEMQFLDMGTETAPMISAIKSEDIDFIDLSDIGGTDIFRALKDDPEINILAAPTASARVLRMRVDLKPWDNEKVRLAMRKCHNHEKILALAYMGQGLEGQDFHVYQLHPEYCEMPIPAYDPAASKKLLAEAGYPDGLEVNLAVGSGWPDVVRYAEILKQDAMPGGFKINLQTMPNSQYWEKWTEVDFGITPWTHRPLGTMVLNLAYKADADGKPAAWNETRWVDKEFSEILEKANGTLDVDERRKLFCKLQKIQYDRGSIGIGYWRAVWMVSRSNVKGLEAHPNGFMLFNDVSLA